Within Anolis sagrei isolate rAnoSag1 chromosome X, rAnoSag1.mat, whole genome shotgun sequence, the genomic segment aataaaaaaatatctgtccaaatgtatctccctctgttAACCACCTTggaagttaagatcttctggagaggccctgctctcggtcccacctcatTTGCAGaagtgactggtggggatgagaggaagggccttctcagtgatggcccttcagctgtggaactccctccacagtgaaattagattagctccctcctgacctttagaaagaaattaaaaacttggctgttggACAAAGCCTTCTCAGAGTAAGgactggaatggctcctggatttTGACAATTGGGTTTAatgcatagattttttttcttaacttttatggtttaatgtatatgcttattgtttttatatgtttgttcgtacagcattgaattgttgccagtttgcaagccactctgagttccttttggggtgagaagggcagagtataaatatagtaattaaatctatataaataaaaatgtaatgttcgtttgtgggattaacataactcaaaaaccactggacaaattgacaccaaattcagacacaatacacctatcaggccaaatgagtgaccatcactcataaaaacactgaaaacaaagtggaagagacttaaaagccataataataataataataataataataataataataataataacaacaatcatcatcatcatcatcatcatcatcatcatcatcattacaacgcatgagcaaaaccacatatatacacatatagacatacatacacacacaaaacacatatacacggactgggccacagcaacacaggcaggggatggctagtagtaaataaataaatagatatgagATCCACTCTGAGTGGTGTCGGAGGTCTTGGGTGATGAGTTCACGGGTATAGGGTAAGAGGGGTAGGGGTTTGATAAGAAGGGATAATTGTACCATTGTTAATAGTCTGTATAAGATTCGCATTATGTTTCTGTATAACATTTTGTTAAcattttaatgtttctttttcttcccttttttcatttacacattttttattaaaaaactgGGACACAATTGcaattcaaaataaatacattgtagctgaaaacatgcaaaaatcaACAGTCAAACAGAATCAAATTCTTTGCAATTTTCAATTATTAACATCACATACAAGgggagagcccctggtggcgcagtgggttagagcactgagctgctgagcttgttgaccaaaaggttgcaggttcaattctggggagagGCATAAGCATCCGCtatcaggcctagcttctgccaacctagcagttcgaaaacatgcaaatgtcaataggtaccgctccagcaggaaggtaacggtgctccatgcagtcatgccggccacatgaccttggaggtgtctatggacaatgccggctttttggcttagaaatggagataagcaccacaccccagagtcagacatgactggacttaatgtcaggggacaacctttaccttttacaaggGGAGAAAACAGAAAAGTGGAAGGATATCATTCCAGAATCTAGGGACTGCCTCTGAAAAGGCCTTATCTTATTTTGCAAATCCCATATTTGCATAGCATGCCTCTTCCATACCATTCAACTATTCCATTGGACAAggaatcctctgccatcccacttttgcAGCTTTTTAAGTAACGTCCTAAtttgttgtcgaaagctttcatagcctgaagaactgggttgctgtgagtttttgggctgtatggccatgttccagaaggattctctcctgacatttcgcccacatctatggcaggcatcctcagagtttgtgaggtcacaccctctgatgatgcctgccatagatgttggtgaaacgtcaggagagaatgcttctggaacatggccatacatcccggaaaactcacagcaatgtcCTAAGTTCGCTATTCCTCTAAATCCTGGGTTGTTTTCCTCAGTTGGCATCATGTGCGTCAAAGTGAGTTCAAAATTCAAAAGCAGTTTGAACTCAGCTCAGGAGGAGGAataagagaaggggaaaagaaagcttgtccttcccagtaacttcaggcaaaagcaaactttgcCAACTTGAGCATACTCTGATGTTATCTAATCACATGTGTCTCTGTCTTAATCTGTTAGCTGCTCTAGGGCTTGCTGTATTCATCTCATAATAGGACATGGGGTTTTCACTGCTTTTCCCACTGGTTTCAACAAAAGTTGGCATTCCCAATATTAAAatcttccccctcttttttttttttaacagatgAAAAAGAAACGTCATCAGATTTGTATCTAGGTTGCCAGCCAAAGTCAGTCAGTTTTGATCAATGCCTTGAAAAGAATATGTTCATCTCAGCAGGGAAAGACTTTTACCTGAATAGTCAAGCCAAATGCTGTCATGACAAGAACAAGTGTATCACAAGCTTGGACCGTAAGTGAGATGTTTTGGGGTTCTCAGGAAAAGGTTGGCTTCATGTTTGCTTTGGATGTATTTCatttgtattttcattctcttcttATTAATGCTTTTCTTTTATGCCATGACTTGAAATTTTTGGCACACAagaagcctttttttaaaaaaaggatttcaaCAGGAAACCATTCCTGTTCTGTATAAAGGTCCAAATGAGCATTTAGAAACAGTTGgaaggcagatagatagatagatagatagatagatagatagatagatagatagatagagaggggggggggcatgcaacAGGAATGTAGCATTCTCAGTgcttacttacttaagtgatccaagtgtggtgtcctggtaGTGGGTACGTAggttactgtggagccctattcttgacctacacgttctcctgcagtgagggcattggtttccaggtggaaggtggtcctgctcaaggttggcttgatgcgccttctatTTCTAACTGGCAAATTGGTGATTCTAAAAAGACAAGCAGTCTCCGTGAGGTTTGAAGCAAAAATCCTTTTATTGCAAGTGTGGCCGCACAAGGACAGAAACAGTCTGAGAAGTCAGATGTCTATCAAAAGGCTGCCTGTGCCATTTGATTTTCCAGTTCATTTTTATACCCTTTTCTCCTGTCGTGTCATGAACAGATCATGAACAGATCCACCCTCTTCCAAACTTCCTTTCAAAAACATGTTCTTTCACCTTCTTCCACTTCGGCGCCAACAAAACTGATAACCTTCGGCATACTTCGAGCAAACATGCATGTTATGACTTCAAATTCTTGGATGTCATCCTGTCCCTTATCCTTCAACTCTGCATCCTGTGCTTTCCAAAACTCTATCTCTCTTTTGCCCTTGCTCTTCTGTAGGCCAAAGGACAAACCTCTTTCTTGGGTTTGCATTTCTGCATTTTCAACATCTCTTTCACCTAATAAACTCTATTCACCCCTTCActtcctcttagcatgtttctctcttttgccctccattcgtgcctcttcaaattctacaacactgttggtcacagctgacctcataGCATTCTCAGGTCTCCTGTAAGACTAACATGGCCCCTTACTTTCCAACAACTGCCATCCCAGCTTGTGGGAAATGGATAATGGGAAAACTGCCTTTTTGCTCTGCACTTTTTCATTTTTCACCAGCTGCTTGGAAGGGTGTTATTTTGGATGGACATTTTAGCTCAGTGGTATGTTTACTCTTGCCTTTTCTCATCTCTTTAGTAACAAAGGAGTCCAACAAGACTTCTAATATGATGTGCCCCTCATGCTTTGCTGCGAGTCCTGAACCCTGTAATCCCACGAAGATAAAGTGTTTTGAGGCCCAGGACCGATGCGTCAACATCACTGGGAAACTCATGAATGGTAAATTAGCATCCAGTACAtttcttcttatttcttattaATTTTGTGATTGTGTGCCattgagtcatttctgacttatggctacttaaggtgaacctaccatggggttttctggggcagagagtgtgtgactcaccaaaAATAATCCagtgggctttcatggccaagcagggattccaaCCCTGGTCACCAGAACACAAAGCACGCATAAGTTCTTATGAATATCTATCTATGTCATCATTAAAAATGACCAGTATTTTGCATCAATTACTCAGTTAAGTTCACCTAatgccctcctgggcacacagaaggctgggcaacttggaaagcgctgaacaggctgcgctctggcaccatgagatgcagagccaatcttaagaaatggggctacaaagtggattccacgacatgcaagtgtggggaagagcaaattgcagaccacctattacaatgcagtctgagccctgccacacgcacagcagaggaccttcttacagccacaccagaggcactttaagtggccagcttctgatcaaagaaaatttagtatgataccaagtttttaactttgtggtttttttctcatctatataaataaaaatgtaatgttcatttatgggatcaacctaactcaaaaaccactggatgaattgacactaaatttggacactatacccctaacagaccaagaATGAACATCACTAATAAAACCCTCCCAAAAACAATGGAAAgaacttaaaaaaccccaaaaactaaatgatgaaaagctaattGATGAtacagaaaagaagggaaggaaggggagaaagaaagaatgtgtgtgagaaagagggagggaaagaaagaaggaagcatggaagcaaagagtgaaggaagaaaagaagtagagaaggaagaaaggagataaagaagaaggaaaagaaaaggggaaggaaggaaagatgtggagagggaaagaaaataagggaaggaaggaaagagagagtgaaggaaagagggaaagaaagagaaagagtgaggaaaggaaagaaggaaagagaggaagaaggatggaaggaaaaagtaaaggaaggaaagaggtagagaaggaagaaagagaaagagaaggaaaagaaaaagggggaaggaagcagaggtagagaaggaaggaaggaaagaagaaaagggaaggaaggaaagagggagtggaggaaggagggaaggttggccacagcaacttgtggcaggtacagctaataTTATAACTGAATTCTCAGTTCACTGGACCAGTGGCATACAGAGGAGGTGAGATGTGAACCACTACAATGGCTCTAGATTTGGCTGCTTTGGGTCAGATTTCCCCTAGGCTCatagtgtatgtgtgcatgcaaaaATGATTAACAAATAGAATAGAAACAGAGAAGTCTTCTGACTTTTTCAGTCACATGAAACATGAGTTGCATTCACAATCAtagttttgaatattttattgCCAACAGCTGGCATTTAGTACTGCGGTTATGGATTCATAAACTACAGTGACATATCTATAACTATTCCATATTTAGTAAGACTACATAGTTTTACTGTAGGGCTACAGAAATGCCATCCCTCTCCCGCTTGCCTTAAGAGCCAAAAACCGGGTTGGGTAATGGAGGTTCATAaacaacatcatcattattattggagcccccggtgacacaatggcttaaacccttgtgccagtataATATAAATGGATTCCTGAATATGTACACACAAACAAAAGTACCACTTATACAGAAAGtaaacaataatagaattcagCATGCAGTTATATAAACATGTtgtactgttcaatttcacagtgaTGTCCAACAATATTGTGTAAATTTTGGTACAGTCTCTTAAAAAAATATCAATGTCGTATCTTATTATGTTGAGTTGCTTATGGATCAGCCACCCACAACCGGTAGCTGAAAAGGGATACTTAGGCCAGGAGATGGTAATTAGTTACGCAAATATGCCTAAGAAACTAGTGAAGAATATCAATGCACATTTTAAAGTAGATGATGACGTTATGTATTATTCACTAGGTTCAgactattatatatatagtatttaaaTATTGAGAAAGTGAAAGTAAGGGGTGGAAGAGGGAGACTGCATTATGTCATTGTTTTCCTTCCTGTGTTTTGTTGAGAACCCTCTATTACCTTTTCTGGCTATTTTTTGGAAGCATAGCAGAGTGTAGAAATGAAATGTTGACAAACTGTGATaccatttctttctttgttctaCCCCTCCAGAAAGTGGAATATGGGCCTTTGTCCTAAAGGGTTGTACCACAGCCCTTACAGCGTCTGTCCTTCAAGAGCCAGGTGCCATGATAGACTTTGGAAATATCGCTTATTTTATTGACACTATCCAAGTAGGGAATGGCAAACTCAGCAGCATCCGAGCACCACAGGGCATTGTGTTTGCAGTCCTCCTGCCCAGCCTCCTTGCCCTCCTGCTGGACAAACTCCTATACTGATCCCAACCTATTTGCATCAAAGGGCCTTCTGGAAAGGCATCTTCAGTGAAACAGAATGAAAGAAGGCATGGGTTACAGACATTCGGGTGCTAGGATTTACTAGATCTGCATAACTGTATGTATTTTAAAGGGCAAATCAGATAAAGACCTTTTCACACTatgcagttatagcactatggttaGTTCCACACTGGAGGTCAGTCTGGAGTATTATGGATGCCTCTTGACCATTCTGGATCCAGAGTGATTGGATGGGTATCTAGCCAGAAGGATGCACTGGTGTCTAGCTGGTCCAGCCAGACCAAGACCACATCAGTTCAGCTGGGACGTCACCTCAACCTtcacatcaccaccaccattccCTACTGACCATGGATTTCTTTGCAAGCTTCCAACCATTGTGAACTGTATTTACTCATGTCAGAAAGGGGTGCCCATGTGACCGGCAAAGAGGTGGTAAAGCGATCCTCTCCTTGTTACTGGTTGCACGGGTACCCCTTTCTGACATCAGGAGAGCTTTGTGGCAGCCGTGAATGAGGACAAGTAATCTACTTCCCCTATGCTGCTCAACATAGGGAAAGTGTGATGGTGATGGTATCCATTTGGAGAGTGGGTTGGGCTAAATGGAACCCAACCCAGCTGCAAGACTAACACAAAGTCTGCAGATACTTCAGAGTTTCCTGAAAACTCCAGAGTCTCCCCCAACTTTGCCTGGACACCCAGCACTAAGTTTGAAGTAAGCCCAGCTTTTCTTGTCAGTGTAGATAAGCCAtaggattccactttaactgctgtgttcCATTCCATGGAAACCTGGGGATTTTAGTTTAAGGTGCTTTCTCAAACTTTAAACTTCATCATTGCATAGGATGTAGCCATAGTGGTTAGAGTGgattcaaagtgctataattttgtagtgtgaaaCGGCTCTAAATAAATCAGGGAGAAGTTCCTAATATATTTGTCTATAtgtttcagatttattttttttttgcagaagggGAACATTTGCATTAGAGCAGCAATGCAGTTAGAGAAATTCTGTACTACAAATCAAATGCACAACTACACAGAAGAGTTAGAGCGGTTCCAGACAGCGCTAAATCGCACGCTTTAGTCAGGGCAAAAAAATCCATGGCCTGAGAAGATTGTCACACAGTGCGTGTTTTAGCCAGATATCCCAGCATCCAAATGCAAAAACTCTCAGACCAATATAAaggtgaacagaaaaatctttactctttactggcaatgttgcatacaaaaatcagaagtgcaacatatttacacagtctttgtaagaaacataaaataaggcatcttcatcttacagcaaatgagagatcaaAATAAACCTGAAGTAAATAGCTGTTTCACCATAGCCTCctcagagtagcttctccaaactgctccTCAGAGCCAAGCCTTTGACCATGGGTCTCCTCCGAGAAAAGGCTCTTCAGAAGCTCTCCCTCAGGATCTCTCcttcagcatctcctgctggaactccacgctgGTGAACTAGAGTGTATTCAAAAAAACTCAAGCAGTTATAGACCCTTGGGTGTGGTACGaaattgctggttgacctacttaGCCAGCTGAACAAGATAATTACCACTCATAAGGATTTTCTTTGCACACATACTTGGTCCTGCAAAGACTTATCGCAACAaagatgtccagatacagacttgttggtcctgggatttctgtctCTGTTGTCcacacttgatgctttgttgtgggattttgcagcccACAAGATAATTGCCACGGGACTTCCACtggaaatgttgatttttttaaaaaaacaacttaagATGCGAACATGCAAACATGCAAATTATTGTATAAGTTCCACTCttgggttatataagctgcagggtcACCTGTGCAGATAGgctgttgttcctgggttatccatGTCTGTTCCcaattgctcttattgtgaaaagatgtacaatgttgactagggggccacaactttgtcctggctgaagaaaatgtgccctccacacgtttcatgaagtttctggcacataaAAAAAGTTTTCgccttctactcaactgtcaccttctttttaggaaccaaccaatcaggaacagacatctaaaacccaaaaacaaaCTCAGATAAAAAATCCCGTGATTTCCAAGTGCTACAGAAATTCGAAAAGTCCACAGCAGAAAtgggctagaaatggaaatggaggtAGTTTGGAATGATACAAACCAGACATTTGTGATTGTTCtcatgtcactgctactataattttaaagggccagtatatggaataagttttagtgtttatattggaaagtgcttattgtaattttaaagCTTGTATATTATGTCACGccatggcctatggctggtacaataaacaattcattcattcgaAGATGCAGATTTCCGGCTCAGAAGcgggatattcccacacctgaaaatcttttttttttttttttactaatcatagaatcatagagttggaagagacctcatgcgccatccagtccaaccccctgcattcaaagcactcccgacagatggccatccagcctctgtttaaaagcttccaaagaaggagtgtccaccacactccggggcagagagttactactgaatggctcttacagtcagaaagttcttcctaatgttcaaacggaatctccttccttgtagtttgaagctcttCCTCCCGTGTTTtgagggaatggcatctggccaccctcctgtttgctgcagatgctcctgggataaaggtagtgTTTGGATGGCTCTTAGATCCCACTGCATTCTGTGTGTGTAAGACTGTAGATTTAGTTGATCAAGtccagctattctagctgaataaTAAATTATGTACAATTGCAAAGATTTTCATATATGTAGTTTTAAAGAGAAAATGGTTTTCAGtatccccctcccctcttttcaggTGGCATATGAATGAGGCCTCTTCTActttgccctatatcccagaatctgatcccagattatctgcttatcccagattatctggcaatggaaactcatataatccaattcaaatcagataatctgggatcagatcacgAGATATAGGGTAGTGAAGGCTtagcctgagggcccttccacatagtcctatattctagaatatcaaggtagaaaatcccacagtatctgctttgaaatgcattatctgagttcacactgccatatattccaattcaaagcagataatgtgggatttcctgctttgatattctgggttatatggctgtatggaagggccccgagtTAGAATAAATCCTCATGATCAGAAGAGGTAATAGCTGTATTAAGTAAAAGGAATGGCTTCTTCTGCTATTAACACTTTTTATAAGTATTTAAGTTTTAGATTAGTTTTGAAGATTGAAAAATGTGTGAAGCGGTGAATCAAGGACTGCTTGTAAATCAGTCAATCTTTTGAGGGTTTCGTCCTTCAATTTCATTAGAATTGTAACCTCATAGGattttaataatataatcttAGTCAGAGAAGTGTCGCAGCCTTTTGATCTCTTGCTTTGATGTGTGGAGTTGGGGAAGGATGAGGAGTCAAGAGTGTAAAAGCCTTGGTTCCATCTCCAGATAACAGGTCCAAAGTACCAGGGCTGAATGAGACCCTGCCTGTCAGAGAGGACAGTTCTGGGCTGGATGATCTAACTTGGTTATTGAATAAAATGCATGATTCTGGAATAAACATATCTCACTCgacctttctttctttatttctttctttcaaagcATTGTTTAAGATTATAAAATATTGCATATAACAAAGAGCCATGTCCCCCGGTATTGGAAAGTCACACGTTGCCCTTGGGAATAAATAAACGTGTGACGTGGATCCCTTTTCAAAGAACTTAATGACTGAtaacattgttattttttttcctcattaACGAAAACCAAAGTACACACTATGGTCATTGCTTCAGCTGCCTAGCCAA encodes:
- the LOC137097998 gene encoding protein RoBo-1-like translates to MLTCECNSGDHLCSKEKTCTMEGDCIAIAYTFDEKETSSDLYLGCQPKSVSFDQCLEKNMFISAGKDFYLNSQAKCCHDKNKCITSLDLVTKESNKTSNMMCPSCFAASPEPCNPTKIKCFEAQDRCVNITGKLMNGKLASSTFLLISY